The Acetobacter sp. DNA window TTTTTGTAAAAAATGGTTCGAGAGGGAATTGATGACGGTTGGCTCAGCTTTGGCGAAACACGTGTTCGACGCACGGACCTGTCAGGCGGCGTCTTGTAGCCTGCAAACACAGTGTCCCATGCCGGTGCAGTCCGTCAGCGAGGCGTGACCCAGCCGTTGCCCGTCGAATCTCCCAGACTACCCGATCCGGTCGGGCCGGAATCCTGATAGGCTGAACCAAACCGCGACAGGTCGGCGCCGGTGACCGCATCGCGTGTCACATGCTGGGCGTGATCCGGGTCCGGACCATGCAGCATATCCATCGATGGGGCATCCTGATAACCGGGCGGCAGCTTTCTGCGTCCTTTGACATGCAGATTTTCGTGGCGGCCTGTCGTCGCCGTTGCTGCGCCGCTGTCCTCGCGCGTGGGGTCGCCGGACATCAGTTCAGCGCCCGACAGAGCGTCGCTCTGCTGCGCCAGCGCCTGTCCAGACAGGGACGCACCTGTGACCGTCAGAAGCAGCAGGAGACCCGCTTTGGAGGAAAGGCCGGTGAGTCTGGAAAGAGCACGCATGAATACAGATCTTTCAGGGCTGGGTTGCGGGCGGATGCTGGGCAGCCCATCGTCAGTGTCATTTCTCTCATTCTACAATCACCGCCACCCATCTTACAACCGCAATACACTACGGTCAGACGTGCTATCAGCGGTGGGGTGAAGAGCACGGCAGGAGAAAGCGTCAGTGACGGGGGATCTTTTCGACTTCCGCAACGCGATGGAGCCCGGACAGGACGAAAACAGGAGCGAACGCATCCAGATGGACCCGGGCGCCTTTGTTTTTCCTGGCATGGCGCTTTCGCGGGCGCCCGATCTGCTGGAGGCAGCCCGTCATATCGTCCGGCAGGCGCCGTTCAGGCATCTTGTCACGCCGGGTGGCCATCGCATGTCCGTCGCCATGACTTCTTTTGGGGATTATGGCTGGGTCTCGGATCGATCCGGCTATCGCTACAGCAGAATCAGGCCGGATACGGGTCAACTCTGGCCCGCCACGCCCGACCTGTTCAGATCACTCGTGGAGGAAGCAACGCAGGCGGCTGGTTTTCAACATCCGCCGCTGCAATCCGGGCTGCTGAATCTGTATCGTCCCGGAACCCGTCTTTCCCTGCATCAGGACAGGGATGAAGAGGATGTGGAAACACCGATTGTTTCCGTCTCTCTCGGTGTGGCGGCGACGTTCCTGTGGGGTGGGCTCGACCGTGCTGATCCTGTGCGCCGGTTTCGGCTGTCACACGGCGATGTGGTGGTGTGGGGTGGACCATCCCGGATGATGTACCACGGTGTCGCACCGCTGGCTGTATCCTCACACCCGCTGACGGGCGAGTGTCGTCTCAATCTGACTTTCCGTCAGGTCACAAGAGACGTGTAAGTCACGAAGTCTGTGAGACGGAAGTAAGTTTCAGTCGAAGCTGAAATGCGGTTTTTTCCGTGTGTTGATAAAAAGCTGCACGGCGTTGGAGGTGTCAAAGCCGGCTGGAAGGGGGCCAGCTATCCCGGCCGCCGTAATCGGCGCGGACATGGTGCGGGCAGGAAAACCGCAGCGGCTCAGTGCCGCCGCGACGCCGGAGGCAGTCCGGGGATTCTTGTCATAGACGTAATACTCCCCGATGCCGCGGGCGGAAAAGATCTGTGAGCGCTGAATCTTTCTGTCGATCTCTTCGAGAACGGCCTGCGTCTGGTCAGCCATGAAGGTCGCCTCCGCATCGCCTGCAAGCGTGATGATTTCGAAATCGTTCCCGAGATTTACAAAATCGTTCTGAAGGCAGAGGCGCGCCTCATCTGAAATGTCACGCCACACCACGTTCGCCTTGATCTGTTCCGCCTTTGCCCGCGCTTCCACAGCCTGTTTCTGCGCTGTCAGGATGGCGATCCGGGCGTTCTTGCCAGCGATGATCTGTGCAGAGCGGGCCTGATCCAGCCTGAAAAACATGTATCCCGAGCCGAGACCGGAACATAGACCGGCGACAACGGCGATCAGCAGGCTCCAGCCCGGATGATAATCCCGGTTCCATTTTTTCCGAAGGGAAAGGCGCTCTGTAATGTGTGTTGTCCGCATTGTGGTTCAGGACGTCCCGTCTCATGAAAACGGGGCAGGGCTCTGGCTGCGCCCGTCTGTTAACCGGGCTTTCATAAAGAAGAATTTTTCGGTCTCATAGACTGATTGTCTCAGCGCCGGAAAATCGGCTGCGTAACCCACTCTCACAGGAAAGCGGGATCGTGATAGTCTGGCGTAAACGATCTAACGGGAGTTTTCCATGAACGCCTACAACCATCTGCATCGTCTTTTCGGACGTCTTTCCGCTCTGGAAGATGCGGGTGGGCTTCTTTCATGGGACCGCGACACGATGATGCCGGAAGGAGCGTCCGGCCGCCGTGCGACGGTCATGGCGACACTTGGCGGTTTGCAGCACGAGATGCTGACTGCCCCCGAAGTGGCCGACTGGCTGGAAACGGCCAGCGCAGACGGTGATGTCTGGAAACAGGCCAATCTTAGCGAGATGAAACGGATTCATGCCCGCGCCGTGGCGGTGCCGGGTGATCTGGTCGAGGCGCTGTCCAAGGCCGGGTCAGAGGCGGAAATGATCTGGCGCAAGGCGCGGGTCGACAATGATTTCGGGAGTCTGCTTCCCTCCCTGCAGACGGTGCTCGACCTGACGCGTGAGAGCGCC harbors:
- the alkB gene encoding DNA oxidative demethylase AlkB; protein product: MTGDLFDFRNAMEPGQDENRSERIQMDPGAFVFPGMALSRAPDLLEAARHIVRQAPFRHLVTPGGHRMSVAMTSFGDYGWVSDRSGYRYSRIRPDTGQLWPATPDLFRSLVEEATQAAGFQHPPLQSGLLNLYRPGTRLSLHQDRDEEDVETPIVSVSLGVAATFLWGGLDRADPVRRFRLSHGDVVVWGGPSRMMYHGVAPLAVSSHPLTGECRLNLTFRQVTRDV